One segment of Danaus plexippus chromosome 18 unlocalized genomic scaffold, MEX_DaPlex mxdp_35, whole genome shotgun sequence DNA contains the following:
- the LOC116772990 gene encoding BTB/POZ domain-containing protein 6-B isoform X1, with product MKGGRPTRILPVILGKILLRWIFTKADLFFFIYRVLWYAFHIRLSMNSSVDFFESLIDEDGRFSDLNCQEPSQRPPRRRNTAVQRARPLIQAENINNGGGLSLSPPHTISQRETAMQVSQCYSGPPSPCGSSSSTPSPTLSPAPPPGTATLDPNWQATKPTIRERNAAMFNNQLMADITFIVGSPGHTQVIPAHKYVLATGSSVFYAMFYGGLAECKQEIEVPDVEPSAFLALLKYLYCDEIQLEADTVLSTLYVAKKYIVPHLARACVNYLETSLTAKNACLLLSQSRLFEEPELMQRCWEVIDAQAEMALTSEGFVDIDVSTLESVLARETLNCKEINLFEAALAWAQAECLRREIDATPVNKRSMLGSAIFLIRFPTMTLEEFANSAAQLGILTPQETIDIFLHFTAASKPQLSYPIKARAGLKAQICHRFQSCAYRSNQWRYRGRCDSIQFCVDKRIFVVGFGLYGSSNGAADYNVKIELKRLGRVLAENNTKFFSDGSSNTFHVYFENPIQIEPECFYTASAILDGSELSYFGQEGLSEVYMGTVTFQFHCSSESTNGTGVQGGQIPELIYYGPTINNSIANTNSNED from the exons ATGAAGGGTGGTCGTCCGACCAGGATTCTACCGGTTATATTGGGAAAGATACTTCTCCGTTGGATTTTCACTAAGGccgatttgttttttttcatctacCG agtaCTTTGGTATGCGTTTCATATCCGGTTATCGATGAACAGTAGCGTGGATTTCTTTGAAAGCCTCATAGACGAAGATGGTCGTTTCTCAGACCTCAACTGTCAGGAACCATCTCAGAGGCCGCCACGAAGAAGGAATACTGCGGTCCAAAGAGCTAGACCACTTATACAGg CGGAAAACATAAACAATGGCGGTGGTTTGTCGTTATCACCCCCACATACAATTTCTCAACGTGAAACGGCAATGCAAGTGTCACAATGTTATAGTGGCCCACCATCACCATGTGGTTCATCAAGTTCAACCCCCTCACCTACGTTATCCCCAGCACCACCCCCAGGGACAGCAACCCTTGATCCTAATTGGCAAGCTACAAAGCCTACAATTAGAGAAAGAAATGCAGCTATGTTTAACAATCAGCTAATGGCTGATATCACGTTCATTGTTGGAAGTCCTG gtcATACACAAGTTATACCAgctcataaatatgtattagcAACAGGGAGTTCAGTATTCTATGCAATGTTCTATGGTGGTCTTGCTGAATGTAAACAAGAGATAGAAGTGCCAGATGTTGAACCATCAGCCTTCCTCGCATTACTtaa GTATTTATATTGTGACGAGATTCAATTAGAAGCTGATACAGTATTATCAACATTATATGTTGCCAAGAAATATATAGTTCCTCATTTGGCAAGGGCGTGTGTGAACTATTTGGAAACTAGTCTGACTGCAAAAAATGCATGTTTGCTTTTAAGCCAATCCAGATTATTTGAGGAACCTGAATTGATGCAGAGGTGTTGGGAAGTAATTGATGCCCAG GCAGAGATGGCTCTGACATCTGAAGGCTTTGTTGACATAGATGTTTCTACTCTTGAATCGGTATTGGCAAGAGAAACACTAAATTGCAAAGAAATTAACTTATTTGAAGCTGCCTTAGCTTGGGCACAAGCTGAATGTTTACGAAGAGAAATTGATGCCACTCCAGTAAACAAAAGATCTATGCTAGGGAGCGCCATATTTCTGATCAGATTTCCGACAATGACATTGGAAGAGTTTGCTAATAGTGCTGCTCAACTGGGTATTCTCACACCACAAGAAActatagacatatttttacattttactgCAGCTAGCAAACCACAACTGTCCTACCCCATTAAAGCCAGGGCGGGACTTAAGGCTCag ATTTGCCACAGATTCCAATCTTGTGCCTACAGAAGTAACCAATGGAGATATCGAGGTAGATGTGACTCAATACAATTTTGTGTTGACAAGAGAATATTTGTTGTTGGATTTGGACTTTATGGTTCATCAAATGGTGCAGCAGATTATAATGTTAAGATTGAGTTAAAGCGACTCGGAAGGGTCTTGGCTGAGAATAACACAAAGTTCTTCTCCGATGGATCAAGCAACACTTTTCATGTGTACTTTGAGAATCCAATACAAATTGAGCCAGAATGTTTTTACACTGCTTCTGCTATACTCGATGGCAGCGAGCTGAGTTATTTCGGCCAAGAAGGTCTAAGTGAAGTATATATGGGAACTGTGACTTTCCAGTTTCACTGTTCATCAGAAAGTACAAATGGAACTGGTGTCCAAGGAGGTCAGATTCCAGAGCTAATTTACTACGGGCCAACTATTAACAACTCTATAGCCAATACAAACTCTAATGAGGACTGA
- the LOC116772990 gene encoding BTB/POZ domain-containing protein 6-B isoform X2: MSNLCSRIVSKPPKRLTENRDSMSVAQTNTWMNAENINNGGGLSLSPPHTISQRETAMQVSQCYSGPPSPCGSSSSTPSPTLSPAPPPGTATLDPNWQATKPTIRERNAAMFNNQLMADITFIVGSPGHTQVIPAHKYVLATGSSVFYAMFYGGLAECKQEIEVPDVEPSAFLALLKYLYCDEIQLEADTVLSTLYVAKKYIVPHLARACVNYLETSLTAKNACLLLSQSRLFEEPELMQRCWEVIDAQAEMALTSEGFVDIDVSTLESVLARETLNCKEINLFEAALAWAQAECLRREIDATPVNKRSMLGSAIFLIRFPTMTLEEFANSAAQLGILTPQETIDIFLHFTAASKPQLSYPIKARAGLKAQICHRFQSCAYRSNQWRYRGRCDSIQFCVDKRIFVVGFGLYGSSNGAADYNVKIELKRLGRVLAENNTKFFSDGSSNTFHVYFENPIQIEPECFYTASAILDGSELSYFGQEGLSEVYMGTVTFQFHCSSESTNGTGVQGGQIPELIYYGPTINNSIANTNSNED; the protein is encoded by the exons ATGTCCAATTTATGTTCAAGGATTGTGTCAAAACCTCCGAAAAGATTAACTGAGAATAGAGATAGTATGTCAGTCGCACAAACTAACACTTGGATGAATG CGGAAAACATAAACAATGGCGGTGGTTTGTCGTTATCACCCCCACATACAATTTCTCAACGTGAAACGGCAATGCAAGTGTCACAATGTTATAGTGGCCCACCATCACCATGTGGTTCATCAAGTTCAACCCCCTCACCTACGTTATCCCCAGCACCACCCCCAGGGACAGCAACCCTTGATCCTAATTGGCAAGCTACAAAGCCTACAATTAGAGAAAGAAATGCAGCTATGTTTAACAATCAGCTAATGGCTGATATCACGTTCATTGTTGGAAGTCCTG gtcATACACAAGTTATACCAgctcataaatatgtattagcAACAGGGAGTTCAGTATTCTATGCAATGTTCTATGGTGGTCTTGCTGAATGTAAACAAGAGATAGAAGTGCCAGATGTTGAACCATCAGCCTTCCTCGCATTACTtaa GTATTTATATTGTGACGAGATTCAATTAGAAGCTGATACAGTATTATCAACATTATATGTTGCCAAGAAATATATAGTTCCTCATTTGGCAAGGGCGTGTGTGAACTATTTGGAAACTAGTCTGACTGCAAAAAATGCATGTTTGCTTTTAAGCCAATCCAGATTATTTGAGGAACCTGAATTGATGCAGAGGTGTTGGGAAGTAATTGATGCCCAG GCAGAGATGGCTCTGACATCTGAAGGCTTTGTTGACATAGATGTTTCTACTCTTGAATCGGTATTGGCAAGAGAAACACTAAATTGCAAAGAAATTAACTTATTTGAAGCTGCCTTAGCTTGGGCACAAGCTGAATGTTTACGAAGAGAAATTGATGCCACTCCAGTAAACAAAAGATCTATGCTAGGGAGCGCCATATTTCTGATCAGATTTCCGACAATGACATTGGAAGAGTTTGCTAATAGTGCTGCTCAACTGGGTATTCTCACACCACAAGAAActatagacatatttttacattttactgCAGCTAGCAAACCACAACTGTCCTACCCCATTAAAGCCAGGGCGGGACTTAAGGCTCag ATTTGCCACAGATTCCAATCTTGTGCCTACAGAAGTAACCAATGGAGATATCGAGGTAGATGTGACTCAATACAATTTTGTGTTGACAAGAGAATATTTGTTGTTGGATTTGGACTTTATGGTTCATCAAATGGTGCAGCAGATTATAATGTTAAGATTGAGTTAAAGCGACTCGGAAGGGTCTTGGCTGAGAATAACACAAAGTTCTTCTCCGATGGATCAAGCAACACTTTTCATGTGTACTTTGAGAATCCAATACAAATTGAGCCAGAATGTTTTTACACTGCTTCTGCTATACTCGATGGCAGCGAGCTGAGTTATTTCGGCCAAGAAGGTCTAAGTGAAGTATATATGGGAACTGTGACTTTCCAGTTTCACTGTTCATCAGAAAGTACAAATGGAACTGGTGTCCAAGGAGGTCAGATTCCAGAGCTAATTTACTACGGGCCAACTATTAACAACTCTATAGCCAATACAAACTCTAATGAGGACTGA